In one window of Balaenoptera musculus isolate JJ_BM4_2016_0621 chromosome 10, mBalMus1.pri.v3, whole genome shotgun sequence DNA:
- the NFYB gene encoding nuclear transcription factor Y subunit beta isoform X1 produces the protein MKCPSPPGAVPAANAAAAGGTRLPAARPPARAGAGAGRTPARPVPLRARPRSERGAVARLFVRGAEERRDAGQAAPCSPSPQSSGPEAEEGAPGHRRAPLSAASRPAPFCAESRPGGGGTQPGPPAPILTPGPGRRAGVPGERPPSARRSAGARRGRAALSAPAPRAPRGGRALGAGPGRASRGDARQGRPRRAGGTDRSAGRAVGPGPARAPSWGGSEVPGRKEWIWFPRSLVYA, from the coding sequence ATGAAATGTCCGTCTCCTCCCGGCGCCGTCCCCGCCGCCAACGCCGCCGCGGCCGGGGGCACTCGCCTCCCTGCTGCCCGCCCTCCCGCCCGGGCCGGAGCCGGGGCCGGGCGGACGCCTGCGAGGCCTGTCCCGCTGCGGGCCCGGCCGAGGAGCGAGCGCGGGGCCGTTGCGCGGCTCTTTGTGCGCGGGGCCGAGGAGCGGCGGGACGCGGGCCAGGCCGCCCCCTGCTCGCCGTCGCCGCAGAGCTCCGGGCCCGAGGCCGAGGAGGGGGCGCCGGGGCACCGTCGGGCCCCGCTCTCGGCGGCGTCCCGGCCGGCTCCATTTTGTGCGGAGAGccggccggggggcggggggacgcAGCCAGGACCTCCGGCCCCGATCCTGACCCCTGGGCCTGGCCGCCGCGCGGGGGTCCCCGGGGAGCGCCCCCCTTCCGCCCGCCGGTCCGCGGGGGCACGGCGGGGCCGGGCCGCTTTGTCTGCCCCGGCACCCCGGGCGCCGCGCGGCGGGCGGGCGTTGGGCGCGGGCCCGGGCCGGGCGAGTCGGGGGGATGCGCGCCAGGGGCGTCCGCGCCGCGCGGGCGGGACTGACAGGTCGGCCGGGCGGGCGGTGGGGCCGGGGCCAGCCCGCGCACCTTCGTGGGGAGGAAGCGAGGTCCCCGGGAGGAAGGAATGGATTTGGTTTCCCCGCAGTCTGGTTTACGCGTAA